The Corynebacterium halotolerans YIM 70093 = DSM 44683 region CGGCCGGCCCACCGAAGGGCGGATCCTCGGAGACCACGGCCACCCCGGCGGGCACGGGCACGTCGTGGGGGGAGACCACGACGATCTCGCCGACCCCGGGCAGCTGCCGGGTCACGGCGTCCAGTACCCGGTCCAGCAGCGTGACCCCGTCGAGTCGGACCTGGGACTTGTCGACCCCGCCCATGCGGGAGCCTCGTCCGCCGGCGAGGATGATCACCCCCGGTCGGTGTCCGCCGCTCATGGGCGCGGCAGTTCCCGTGACCAGTCACCCGAGCGGCCACCGGACTTGGCGGTGATGCCGCAGGTGCGGATGTAGGCCGAACGGTCCACGCCCTTGACCATGTCGATGACCGCGAGCGCGGCCACCGAGACGGCCGTGAGCGCCTCCATCTCCACGCCGGTGCGGTCGGCGGTGCGCACGGTGGCCTCGACCGCCACGTGATCGTCACGGATCTCGAGATCGACCGCGCAGCCGTGGACGCCGATGGTGTGGGCCAGCGGAAGCAGGTCCGGGACCTTCTTGGCGGCGGCGATGCCGGCCACCCGGGCCACGGCCAGGACGTCGCCCTTGGGCACGGTGCCGTCGCGCAGTGCGGTCAGCACCTCCGGGGAGCAGGCGATCTCGCCGCGGGCGGTCGCGGCGCGCACCGTGGGCTTCTTCTCCGTGACGTCGACCATGTAGGCCGTGCCGGCGTCGGTGAGATGGGTGAACTTCACGTGTTTCCTCCCGGGGTGGGGCTGGTCAGTGGGTCAGGACAACGGTAACCGGATCACCGGCGGCGGGGGCGGGCGCATCCGGTGCGATGACGGC contains the following coding sequences:
- the moaC gene encoding cyclic pyranopterin monophosphate synthase MoaC, giving the protein MKFTHLTDAGTAYMVDVTEKKPTVRAATARGEIACSPEVLTALRDGTVPKGDVLAVARVAGIAAAKKVPDLLPLAHTIGVHGCAVDLEIRDDHVAVEATVRTADRTGVEMEALTAVSVAALAVIDMVKGVDRSAYIRTCGITAKSGGRSGDWSRELPRP